In Candidatus Krumholzibacteriia bacterium, the sequence CGCACTGATCCTCGGCGTGACGGCGCTGATCCGGCCGATGGCGGTGCAGTCGACGGTGCTGCGCAAGGAGCTGCCGATCCTGGTCGCGGTCACCGCGGTCGCGGCGTGGCAGCTGCGCGACGGGTTGGTCTCGCGTGTCGACGCGGGCGTCCTGCTCGTGCTGTTCGGCGGACTGATGGCGTGGTCGATCCGCACCGGCCGCCGCGACGGCCGCGACGCCCTGGCCACCGAGGTCGAGCAGGAACTCGACGCGCACCCGGTGCCGCTGCGACGCGCGTTCGTGCGCCTGGTGCTGGGGCTGGTCCTGCTCGTCGCCAGCGCGCGCGCCCTGGTGTGGGGTGCGGTCGAGATCGCCCGCGGCTTCGGCGTGAGCGACCTCGTGATCGGTCTGACGATCGTGGCCATCGGCACGTCGCTGCCCGAGCTGGCCTCGTCGATCGCCGCCGCACGCAAGGGCGAGCACGACCTCGCGCTGGGCAACGTGCTGGGCTCGAACCTGTTCAACACGCTCGCGGTGGTGGGGATCGCCGGCGCGATCCAGCCGGCCGACGTCGGCGCCGACGTGCTGGGGCGCGACGTGCTGGTGATGGGTGTATTGACGGTGGGGTTGTTCGTGGTGGGGTACGGGTTTCGGGGGGCGGGGAGGATCAATCGGGTGGAGGGGGCGGTGTTGGTGCTGGTGTACGTGGGCTACATGGCGCTGTTGCTGGTGCGTGCGGGCTGACGCCCCTCGACGCCGCGGCGTGCGGAGCCGTAGACTCGGCGCACCATGATCATCTCCGCCGTAGTCCTCCTCCTGACGCTTCCGGTGCTCCTGTGGTCGGCCGACCGCTTCGTGAGCGCGTCGGGAACGATCGCCCGCCACCTCGGATTCTCGCCACTGTTGATCGGGATGGTGGTGGTCGGCTTCGGCACGTCGGCACCGGAGATGCTCGTGTCCGCCCTGGCCGCGGCCGAGAACAATCCCGCGCTGGCCCTGGGCAACGCCTACGGATCGAACATCACGAACATCGCGTTGATCCTCGGCCTGACCGCCTGGATCCGGCCGATCACCGTGCAGTCGGCCGTGCTGCGCAAGGAACTGCCCGTGCTGGTCGCGGTGACGGCGCTCGCGGCCTGGCAACTGCGCGACGGCCTCGTCTCGCGGGTCGACGCGGGAATCCTGCTGGTGGTGTTCGGCGGTCTGGTCGCGTGGACCATTCGCACGGGACGGCACGCCACCGACGACACCCTCGGCACCGACGTCGATCGCGAGCT encodes:
- a CDS encoding calcium/sodium antiporter — encoded protein: MMLPAAILLVALGALVYSANLFVTNASAIARHLGLSPLLIGMVIVGFGTSAPEMLVSALAAIEGSSSLALGNAYGSNIANIALILGVTALIRPMAVQSTVLRKELPILVAVTAVAAWQLRDGLVSRVDAGVLLVLFGGLMAWSIRTGRRDGRDALATEVEQELDAHPVPLRRAFVRLVLGLVLLVASARALVWGAVEIARGFGVSDLVIGLTIVAIGTSLPELASSIAAARKGEHDLALGNVLGSNLFNTLAVVGIAGAIQPADVGADVLGRDVLVMGVLTVGLFVVGYGFRGAGRINRVEGAVLVLVYVGYMALLLVRAG
- a CDS encoding calcium/sodium antiporter; the encoded protein is MIISAVVLLLTLPVLLWSADRFVSASGTIARHLGFSPLLIGMVVVGFGTSAPEMLVSALAAAENNPALALGNAYGSNITNIALILGLTAWIRPITVQSAVLRKELPVLVAVTALAAWQLRDGLVSRVDAGILLVVFGGLVAWTIRTGRHATDDTLGTDVDRELRDHVVSFRRALLWATVGLVVLVGAARAMVWSAVEVARGLGGSDLLIGLTIVAVGTSLPELASSIVAARKGEHDLALGNVLGSNLFNTLAVVGVAGSIRPAVAGPGILARDVLVMGVLTVGLFVVGYGFRQAGRINRVEGAVLVGMYVGYVGWLVAAAG